The DNA segment CTGTTCGCTGCCCCCAACGCTTGGCCGCGCGCTAAATCTTTCGCGCTGTCAGAGCTGGGGTTATTTTGCAGGAAATTACCGGCCTGCTGGGCACGCTGAGCCAGTTCAGCGCTACCATCACTGCCAGCGTCGGTGACACTGCTTTTGGACTGAACAGGAACGTCGATCTCATCCCCAGCGCTCACTGATTCAAAACCGTGGGCAAAGGTTCGATATTGATTCAGCGTTTTAAGCTGCGCCACGGTGAGATGATGCTTCTCAGCGACCTGCGCAAGCGTATCGCTAGGCTGTAAAACATAAGGAATGGTTTTCGCTGCGGTGGCCGCAGCAAAAAACTTTTTTTCTCCGGTCTCGGCTCGAGCAACCATCATCGGGGTAAATGACAGGGCGAGTGGAAATACGACCTGCATTCCAATATTGAGATGCGCAATAGCGCGGATACAACCTTGAGTCATTTTTATATGACCGGATGTTGGAGGTTTTTTGTTATTCATATTTAGCTCTAATAAATAAATGAAAACATTCGATGTTTTGATTACGTGGTTTTTGCTGCGATGGCATATAGCCATTGAAAATCAACACTCATTTTTCTGAATGCCTGCAAATGGAATTATTAAACGTTCCCTAAACATATTTTATATTTAGTGTTAAACCTTTTTTCGTATCACTCCATTTAAACGCTCAATGATTAAATGAAAGAAAAATCTTTCGAATGACACAAATGAAAATAGAAATAGATTTTATTCCCCCTCATAAAAAGGTGCAGACAACATGTCCTTAAACACTCGATTTATAAAGTCCCACTTGCTCATCCTGGAACAATAAGAAAATCAATGAAGGTACTACTGGCCCTTACAGCTCATAGATAGACTGTAGAGGTTAAGGATTAATTTCTTTAGTATTTCCTATCCTTTTGACTACCCGACATGCTTGAAAAACCCATATAAACGCATAGAGAAGGGAGTTCAAAAACCATCAAATGCCGCAACAAAACTGCTTAGCATTTGTCACTAACCCTTCAACATTTAGATCATTATATCATTTTAAACAATATTGCGATCATATGATCTGAAAAATTACAAAAAACAGCATTAAATCCTGTTTAATGGTTTTTTATTCAATTCACAAGTACTTTATATGAAAAGATAAGTAAGTAATGGATTATTTATATCGAATTTATTTTTAACGCTGTCTGTTTCACTTATGTTTAAATTAAATTGTTTTATTTAAAAATAAGTAAAACCAAGTATACAAAAGAAAATAAAACAATATTAAAACTCATGTCGTTTAGTTTTTATTTAAAAAAAGAGTTAACAAATAATGGATAAACAATATATCAACCACATCTTTAATGGCTTTCATGATATTAACAATAAAAATAATAAATTTTAAACATTGAATTAACATTGGATGCTAATTATTTATTTAGAAACAAAACTGCTAGCTGGGTTTACTCATGGATAATTAAAACACTATGCATAGTAGCTTTTGCTATATTCGACGTATATAGGATGTAACCCCAATAACTGGCGTCCAAAGCTTACAGTTGTAAGGTGGCACCTACTGTCGCAGACTTGATAGTCACTGCAGTTAATATAATAAACAGCATGCCCTCTCTTAAACAGACTTCGTTAAGCTCAATATAAATAAGAGATAGTCGCTATTTTCTGTAAAATTTAAACAGAAGGGTAACGTAAAGGCGTATTACTACTGTCAGGCGAAGCTAATTAAACATTGAGTGAAATATTTTAGTTAGGTAGGAAATTATATTAAGGGAAACTTTTGCGGGTATCTGATGAGATATGATGCTAGCCCCCCTACAGGTAAGGGAGGCTAGAAAGGAGAATTGGTGGGTTACTTATAAATACGAACCTTGCAGCTTTTCCCTTTGATCTTGCCTTCCTGAAGCTGCTTGTAGGCTTTCTTAGCTGATGCTTTACGGATAGCTACATAGGCATGAATCGGGAACATATCGATTTTACCCACGTCCGCGGCGGTAAGGCCTGCGTCACCGGTCAACGCGCCCAGAATATCGCCAGGGCGGATCTTGGCCTTACGGCCACCGTCGATGCACAACGTCACCATTTCAGCTTCCAATGGCTGCATCGGTGATGCCATCATTTTATCCGCAGACAACCAAGTCGGTTTCAGGCCGATATAATCTTCCAGCGCATGAGCACGCACCATTTCTGATGGAGCCACAAAGCTCACAGCTAAGCCTTTCTGGCCTGCACGTGCGGTACGGCCAATACGGTGGACGTGAACTTCAGGATCGAAAGAAAGCTCGTAGTTCACAACCATTTCCAGCTCTTTGATATCTAATCCACGCGCGGCGACGTCGGTAGCCACCAACACGCGGCAGCTACGGTTGGAGAAACGTACCAGCACCTGATCGCGTTCACGCTGTTCTAAATCACCGTGCAGAGCCAACACGCTAATATTCTGCCCAGACAGCGCCTCGTAGACGTCTTGGCAATCACGTTTGGTATTACAGAACACCACGCATGATGCCGGTTGCAGATTGCTCAGCAGCGCTTGGAGCAACGCTAATTTCTCACCGCGTGAGGTTTCATAAAACTGTTGTTCGATATCTGGCAGCGCAGAAACATCGCCGGTTTCAATATTCACAGGCTCACGTTGAATACGCGCGCTGATGCGTTCAATGCCCTGCGGATAGGTCGCAGAGAATAAAAGAGTTTGGCGTGAAGTTGGGGTGTAACTGATCACATCGTCGATGGCATCGGCAAAGCCCATGTCCAACATGCGGTCGGCTTCGTCCAACACCAGCACTTTCATCGCATCCAAACTAACGCTTTTCTTGCGCAAATGTTCCTGAATACGGCCCGGCGTGCCCACTACGATGTGCGGCGCATGAACTAAAGAATCCAGCTGATGGCTGATTGGCTGGCCGCCACACAGTGTCAAAATTTTGATGTTCTGGGTGAAACGCGCTAAACGGCGCAGTTCTTTGCTGACCTGATCCGCCAGCTCACGCGTTGGGCACAGCACCAGCGCCTGAGTCGTAAACTGGGTAACATCAATCTGCTGTAGCAGACCGATACCAAAAGCGGCTGTTTTACCGCTGCCGGTTTTGGCCTGCGCCCGAACGTCACGCCCTTCTAAAATGGCAGGCAATGCAGCGGCCTGCACGGGGGTCATTGAGGCATAGCCAAGTTCAGCGAGGTTTTCTAGCTGCGCCGCTGGCAGCGTCAGGGAAGCAAAAGATTGGGTCACAACGGTTACTCTAATCAGACAAAAAATAAGGGGGAGCAAGTTTGCTGTTGAACGCGATTATAGACTCGTAGCGCCAGCGGACTTGTACTCATAGGCGCACATAATAACAGAGAAGCGGTGGGTCGAGCAGAAGTAAAAATAGACAACATGATGAGAGAAGAAATGCGGGGAAAATCCCCGCTTGATAATCCGCGTCGTACAGCCTTGGGCTATTTATATACTTCCGCAATAGCGCTGATTTTGCCGTGCTCACGGCCAGCGATAATTACGTAATATTTACCGCCTTTCTCATCTGCCAGCTTAGACAAGACTTCTTTAGCATCCATTGGCGATGTGGTTTCTGCCGTGGTGCTTACGGTACCAATTTTCGTATATTTTGCGGCTTCTTCTTTCGTGATTTCCTCTGCTGCCAAAGCGCCAAAAGATACTGAACTCACCAGAATCGCTGCGGTAATAGCTTTAATTGCTTTCATAAATCACTCCTTGTTGTTTGTCATTGGATAGAACAACTACAGGATTAAAGGTAGTACAGATTCATGAACGCCGCAGGAAATGCCATTTTTTTGGCCAGAATTAAGAAATATCTCCCCTAGGACGGGGAGATAAAAAGGGAGGAATAATCAGTCCAGCACTAGAGCTCATCACCGTTTGAGCGGATCACTTTTTGGTACCATTCAAAACTCAGCTTCTTCTTGCGCGCCAAGTTATTCTCACGGTCGATATACACAAAGCCGTACTGTTTTTGGTAACCGTTGAGCCAAGACAGCAAATCAATAAATGACCAAGGATAGAATCCACGTACATCGGCGCCCTGCTCAATAGCACGACCAACGGCGCGAATATGCTCGCTCAGATAATCAATGCGCGGCTGATCTAAAACCGCGCCGTCAACAATCGGATCCTTCGCGCCTAAACCATTTTCAGTAATATAAATAGGCACTTCACCGTAGCGATGACGAATACGACCAATCGCGTCGGTCAGCCCTTCTGGATAAATTTCCCAATCCCAATCGGTGTAGACCCCGTTTGGATTTTTCACGATCTTGAATAGGCCTTTGAAGCCCATTCCGCCGCCGCTGCCTTTCTGGCCTGACGTATTAAGATCGAACCCTTGCACGTCATCGTTACGCGCCACCATTTCACGCTTGTAGTAATTCAGGCCGATGAAATCAACGATGTTTTCTTTCAGTAATTCAGCATCACCAGGGTGGAATTCAGGCACGCCAAATGCAGCCTGTGCCATTTCGAGCATGTCGTGCGGATATTCGCCTTTTAGCACAGGATCATACAGCCAGTGGGTGTAAATCCCTTCGGCGATCTCCCACGCGCGCAAATCTTCAGGCTCTTGGCTGATCGGATCGTTAGGTTGAAGCACGTTAACAAAACCAATTTGGCCTTTAATTCCCATCTCACGAAAACTTTTCACCGCACGGGCATTGGACAAGAAAACATGATGACAGGCCTGAATGCCCAACTTAGGATCTTTCAGCTTCGGTGGATGCTGACCGGTGAAATACCCCATGCCAATAAATACGATGGTTTCGTTAAACGTTGACCACAGGTCAACGCGATCGCCGAAGCGTTGATAACAAAGACGGGCATATTCATCAAAGGCATCAACGATTTCACGCCCTGCCCAACCGCCAAATTTATCCTGCAATGCCTGAGGGAGATCCCAGTGATACAGCGTGATCATTGGGCGAATATTGTGGCGCAAAAGCTCATCGATCAAATCGCTATAAAATTTGATTCCGGCTTCGTTCACTTCGCCGGTGCCGTTCGGCAACACGCGTGGCCACGAAATAGAAAAACGATATGAGGTCATCCCCAATTCGGCCATCAACGCCACATCTTCTTTAAAACGATGATAGTGATCGGCTGCGACGTCGCCGTTTGTCCCTTCGTGCGTGGTGCCCGGCAAATGAGAGAACACATCCCAAACAGATAATCCTTTACCATCAGCGTCATGTGCACCTTCCACCTGATACGCTGCCGTTGCGGCTCCCCAGAGAAAATCTTTTGGAAACTGGCTCATAGTTTTATTACTCCGTTAACGCTATAAATAAAAAGATAAAATAGTGATTGCCGCTGTTACCACACGATAGCTTCATCGTCTTCTGGTGCCGGTTCGGCCTGTTCCTGTGCCAAGAGCTGCTTCTCATAAGCCTTAAAGAACGGGTAATAAATCAGGGCAGATAACGCCATCAGCAACAGCACTAATACGGTGACACGGAAATCCCAGCCCATTGCCCACGCGGCACCAATCGGCGCTGGCGATGTCCACGGAACCAGAGAAATCATGTGAGGAAGCAGATTGGTCGTCACAGCGGTGTAGGCCACAACCGCATTGATCATCGGCGATAAAATAAAGGGAATGAAGAAGGTTGGGTTCATAACGATCGGCGTACCAAAAATCACCGGCTCATTAATATTGAACATGCTCGGAACCAGACTCAGTTTCCCCATCGCCCGTAGATGCACAGATTTGCTGCGCAGGAACAACAGCACTAAACCGAAGGTGGCCCCCGAGCCACCGATTACGATCAGAAAATTCCAGAACGCCTCCGTCATGATATGCGTAAGCGGCAGCCCTGCGGCAAGATCGGTTTGATTTAACCCTAAATTCGTCAGCCAAAATGCCTGCAACATGCCGGAAACAATGGCTGAGCCGTGGATCCCTGCAAACCATAACAGATGACAAATCAGCACGGCGAGTAGGATAGCCGGTAGTGAATCAGCGGCAGAAATCAGTGGTTGGAACAGCGCCATAATCGCCTGAGGAAGCAGTTGGTCAAACAGAGCCTGCACGCCCATGCTGATCGGATACAGCGTAATAATGACGGCGAGAATCGGGATCAGCAGATCGAATGATTGTTTGATGTTTGCCGGAACCTGCGGAGGGAGCCTTATTCCAATATTGTGATGTTTGAGAAAACGCGTGAGCTCCGTGACATAAATCGCCACGATAACGGCGGTGAAAATCCCCACGCCGCCCAGTGCAACGGTAGGCATATTTCCGTTAGCCTGTGGTGCTGATACCAATAAAAATCCCATCAGGGCCAGCATTGCCGTCATGAAAGGATCAAGCTGATAGCGTCTTGCGAGGTTGTAGGCAATGGCCGCGGTGATATAAATCGACATGATCCCCATCGTCATATTAAACGGCGTCAGGATCTGGCTTTCATACTTTCCAGACAGCGCCAGCCAACTGCGCGCAAAACCCCAGCTACTCTCAGCGGAAAACGGGGGGTAGACAAATACCAGCAAAAACGAACCAACAATCATGAATGGCATGGCGGCAATAAAGCCATCGCGAATCGCCATAATATGCCGCTGAGAAGAAATTTTTCCTGCCACTGGGCTAATTCGATTTTCGATAAAGCTAAACAGCGATTGACTGATATTCATCATGCTCTACCCCTAATAAGACGCGTAAGGAACAGAGTATAAGGTGCCATTTTCACTTACTGCAACCGGTTTCAGTAACCGGTTTCATTATTCATCTAGAGTGTGAAGGCGATCGAAAAAATCGAAGAATACGCACGCTTAAATCACGCGCACCGAAGTTTCGTAACGGTTTTCCCAGTATTGATCGTCGAGGCGAGAAGTCGTTACCCCCATACTCTTTGATGCATGGATGAACTGACCATTCCCCACATACACGCCAACATGTCGCGTCTCCGGCGAGGTTTTAAAGAAAACCAAATCACCGATTTTGAGCTGCTGCTTCGCAATGTGATTACCGGAATGAATTTGCTCGGAGGTCGTTCGCGGCAGATTAACCGAGAGTTCGCCGAGCACACGGCGCGTAAATGCAGAGCAATCGATGCCATACTGAGAATCGCCGCCCCAAAGATATCTCACCCCCTGCCAGCGCCGATAATCCTGCAAAATCACCTGCTTGATATTGGCCTGCTGCGGATCGTTAAAGCTGTTGCTATTGAGCGCGCCCTGATAGGACGCTCGGTAAGAAGAGAGCGCTGAGCGATGTTTAACATGCAGGTTTTCATTCATCTTGTCGGATTTAAAATATGTGGGTAATTCAAACGCAGATGAAGGCTGAACCACAAACGCGCCAGAGCAAAATACAACGGCTGAGATAAGTTTTCGAAATAACATTTTGAGATCATCGTAGAGAGAGAAGAGCGTCCTTAAGAGGCGTCGCGACTGGCCTCAACATCAAGGGCTTCACGCTGAATCACGTCCATTGCAGGGTGAAAACTACACAGCTATTCACTCAGTCTCCACTGAATCAATTTTGAAGTTATGCTTACGAGTTAAGCATATGTTTTATGAATTTATGTTTTGCTTGGTGAACCATAGCGTTAAAACAAGAAGAGAATGTTAATAAGAAAATTTGTCAGGAATAAAAATTAAAAAACCGCCAAAGAATGGTAACGCTGTTCACTTAAGCTCGATTTTAGGGGGAGCACACCGATGGGGTCGTAGCGGCGAAAGCCGCCGACAACTTTGCTTGAGCAAAGTTGAACCACGCTTTAGCGTTGGCCCGTAGGGTGGAACACAAGGATGTGTTCCATAACGGCCCCGCGGTGTGCTAGACCCGTGTATCTCTTAAATGAGCGGCGTTACCACATAGCGATCTATGCCCAAAATAATTCAGGTGGCTTGAAAGTAAGACGGGGATAAATCCGCTATTTCCCCTGCCCATAATAGGCACCCGCACCGTGTTTACGCAGGTAGTGTTTATCCAATAAAGCACGCTGCATCGAGTCAATTTCTGGCATCAGTTGGCGGGAGAAGATCCCCATGTAAGCGCACTCTTCTAGCACCACGGCATTATGCACCGCATCTGCGGCATCGCAGCCCCACGCAAAGGGCCCGTGTGAATGCACTAACACTGCGGGAACCTGCATAGGGTCAATATCACGCAGGGTGAAGGTTTCAATAATCACTTCACCGGTTTCATGCTCATAGTCGCCTTCAATTTCGTCTTGATTCATCAGACGCGTGCACGGAACAGTGCCATAAAAATAGTCTGCGTGCGTGGTGCCCCAAGCAGGCAAATCAAGTCCGGCCTGAGACCAAATGGTGGCGTGGCGCGAATGGGTATGAACGATACCGCCAATGTGCGGAAAAGCCCGATACAGCGCGAGATGGGTGGCCGTATCCGACGATGGCTTTTTATTTCCCTCCACCACATGACCGCTGGCTAAATCTACCACCACCATATCTTCTGCCTGCATTCCGTCATATTCGACGCCAGAGGGCTTAATCACTACCCGCCCAGATTCACGATCGATTGCACTCACATTTCCCCAGGTAAACGTGACTAAGTGATGCTTAGGCAGAGCCAGATTGGCATCTAAAACCTGCTGTTTTAATTGCTCTAACATAACAAACCTCCTTCCAGCATCTTCGCTTCGATCCACTGCCGCGCTTTGATGATTTCCAGCACCGGCTCCGCTGATTTTTCCGTCCACATTTCGATCAAGAATGAACCACGATAGTTCAGCCGTTTTAGCGTTTGGAACACGCCGACAAAATCAACGCAGCCATCACCGAATGGCACATCGCGAAACTGCCCTTGGCTGGTTGCCGTCACCGGATAGGTATCTTTCAAATGAATCGCCGCAATACTATCGATACCCAACTCCAGTTCGGCAGAGACATCATTGCCCCACGCGCTCAGATTTCCCACGTCGGGATAAACGCTAAACCACGGCGATGAAAGCAAACGATCCCATTTTTTCCACTTGGTAATGGAGTTCATGAATTCGGTATCCATGATCTCAACGGCCAGCATCACCTGCGCACCTGCGGCCTGCTCCACCGCCCACGCCAGCCCCTCGGTAAAACGCTGCTGAGTGCCTTCATCTTGCTCTTCGTAATACACGTCATAGCCCGCAAGCTGAATCGTTCTGATGCCTAAGTCGCGCGCCAGATAAATCGCTTTCGTCATAATGCTACGCGCCTGCTGGCGCACATTTTCGTCGTGACTGCCAAAAGGAAAACGCCGATGCGCTGATAAACACATGGAGGGAATAGCAACCCCACTTTCCAGCATTGCTCCCACCAACGAGGTTCGCTGAGCAACGCTCCAGTCTAAACGGCTGAGTCTTTCGTCCGTTTCATCCACCGACATTTCAACGAAGTCGAACCCACAGCTTTTTGCCAGCGCTAAGCGCTCTGGCCAGCTTAAGGTTTTTGGCAGGGCTTTTTCATAAATGCCGAGTGGATGACGTCGTTTGATGATGTTCATCGTGATGCCCCCCAAATTTCATCGATCTGCTGATGAAACGCCTGTGCAACCTCTTGCGGATGCTCAGCTTCAGACAATGCACGGCCAGCGATAAACGCTCTGACGGAGATATCTTTAAACAGCGCGAGATCCTGTGGCGTGATCCCTCCGGTGATCGACAACTCCAATCCCAGATCGGAAAGCTGCTTCATTCGATCCAGATCCTGCGGGCTCCAAGATTGCCCGCTAGCCTGAGCGTCGCGCCCACGATGATAAATCGCCTGACGCACTCCGGCGGCTCGCCAGGCTTTCGCATCGTCGAGCGTCCAATTGCCAAATAGCTCAATTTGAATCTCACCGCCGCGAGACTGAGCCACCTGATGCGCTTTTATCACCGTCGCCAACGGGGCTGCGCAGATCACCGTCATCCAGTTTGCACCGGCGTCGAAGGCCTCGGTTGCCAAGGTTTCTCCGGCATCTGCCACTTTGAGGTCGGCAACAATAATGCTATCAGGACACATCTGACGCAGCGCCCGCACAGCCTGCAATCCTTCACTGATGCACAGGATCGTACCGGCTTCGATAATATCCACGTGGTTTCGCAGCGCACTCACGCTTTGCAACGCCGGGTTCAGGCTCGTGTGATCCAGCGCGAGCTGGAGCAAAGGTCGGTTCATAATGAATAGCTCCTCAAGACTTGGACAACGATGAGCAGCGCACGTGATAGCCATGCAATGCTTCAATCAAATATTGGTAACGGGTAAATTTGTGCTGATAGGCCGACCACGCCGAGCTATCGGGTTCAATGCGTTGAATGGCGTGGTTAAGCTGGCTTTGCGCCTGTTTAACGCTGGAGTACACACCGCTGCCCACCAGCGCCACCAAGGCCGCGCCTAAACAGCCCGTTTCTTCAACCTGTGGCAATTCAACGGGTAAGCCACTGACATCAGCCAGCATTTGCATCCAGACTTTTGAGCGCGCAGGCCCGCCGGTAACGCGCAGTTTGCGTACCTGCGTAAAACGTTCACGCATACGGTTGAGATGCGTCATGTGGCTAAACACCACGCCCTCATAAACCGCCTGTAAAAGATGCTCGCGCCGATGGAGCGATTGCAGACCATAAAAACCGGCGGTCATATCCAAACCGGCATTGCTGCCATACAAAAACGGCAAAAACATCACGTCGCTGCCGGCCTTCGGTAAAGCGCCTACCGACTGATTAATCTCTTCAAAACTGATACCGCCGCACTGTTGGGTTAGCCATTCCAAGTTGGCAGAAGAGGTTGGGCTGGCCTCATGCACGATGTAATTATTCTCATCGTCGCCCGGTGCATTGGCATAACGCCCATAGACGTAGGGATAGGGTTCATTCGGGGAAATATGTTTGGCAACACCGCTGGTCACCGCCCAGGTTCCCATCACGGCGTTAAGCGTGAGCTCATCCTGTAGGCCCGCACAGATCGCGGTAGAGACCACATCAAACAGCCCACCCACCACGGGAGTACCCGCGCATAGCCCCGTAGCTTCAGCCACCTCATGCGTCACTTTCCCGCATATTTCAGTGGAGCCCACAATCGGTGGCAGAGCACAAGAAACCTCGGAAATCCCAAGCCACTGCGTGAGCTGAGGGTCATATTCGCCCTGCATCATGTTGTAGAGATTGGATTCAGAAATGTTCGTCTCTTCGCAGCCGCGCTCTCCCGTCAGGCAAAAACGCAGATAGTCATGCGCCATCATTACTGAGCCAATTTTCTGATAACGCTCTGGCTGATGCCGTTTAACCCAGCGCAGTAAAGAAACCGGATGGCCGGTCCACAGAGTTTGCCGTGTCAGTGGATAGAGCATCTCCGGCAGCCCATCACGTTGCCATTGCGACACCACGTCAATCGCTCGCCGATCCGATGACAACATGGCATTGCCCAGCGGCCGGTTTTCTTTATCTAAGAGAAACAGTCCCTTGCCCTGAGCCGATATCCCGATAGCCTGCACCTGCTGACCATTTACACCGCTTTGGCGCAACAGCGTGGCGATAGTTTCTATGCAGGCTTTCCACAGCAGAGACATATCACGTTCGGCCCAGCCCAGATGCTCACTTATCACCGGCAATGCTTGGCGGCTAATACACAATTCCGCACCTTGCCTATCGTATAATCCCGCTTTGAGATAGGTTCCGCCGCAGTCGATACCCAGCCAATATTCCGTGGATGTCGCACTCATAATCATTCCTGTTATTTGCATTGATTGCCCAACCAGTCCCCCTACCAACTTCCCCCTTGTCAGGGGAAAGGGCCGATCGAGACCCTTACAAACTACGCTGAACGGTCCCCTCCCCTGCGAAGGGGAGGATTAGGGTGGGGTCTATTTATGCCGCCGTACGTTTACCTTCTGGCAGTTGCGCACCAGACTGCGTTGGCACATCACATTTTGCTGGCAGCAACAGGGCCAGCAGCGCCGCTATCGCCAGCGACAGCGCAAGGCAATAAACACCGGCGTCTTTGTTGTAATAAGTAATCAGCAAGCCA comes from the Hafnia alvei genome and includes:
- the dbpA gene encoding ATP-dependent RNA helicase DbpA, whose amino-acid sequence is MTQSFASLTLPAAQLENLAELGYASMTPVQAAALPAILEGRDVRAQAKTGSGKTAAFGIGLLQQIDVTQFTTQALVLCPTRELADQVSKELRRLARFTQNIKILTLCGGQPISHQLDSLVHAPHIVVGTPGRIQEHLRKKSVSLDAMKVLVLDEADRMLDMGFADAIDDVISYTPTSRQTLLFSATYPQGIERISARIQREPVNIETGDVSALPDIEQQFYETSRGEKLALLQALLSNLQPASCVVFCNTKRDCQDVYEALSGQNISVLALHGDLEQRERDQVLVRFSNRSCRVLVATDVAARGLDIKELEMVVNYELSFDPEVHVHRIGRTARAGQKGLAVSFVAPSEMVRAHALEDYIGLKPTWLSADKMMASPMQPLEAEMVTLCIDGGRKAKIRPGDILGALTGDAGLTAADVGKIDMFPIHAYVAIRKASAKKAYKQLQEGKIKGKSCKVRIYK
- a CDS encoding YdgH/BhsA/McbA-like domain containing protein, with translation MKAIKAITAAILVSSVSFGALAAEEITKEEAAKYTKIGTVSTTAETTSPMDAKEVLSKLADEKGGKYYVIIAGREHGKISAIAEVYK
- a CDS encoding GH1 family beta-glucosidase — protein: MSQFPKDFLWGAATAAYQVEGAHDADGKGLSVWDVFSHLPGTTHEGTNGDVAADHYHRFKEDVALMAELGMTSYRFSISWPRVLPNGTGEVNEAGIKFYSDLIDELLRHNIRPMITLYHWDLPQALQDKFGGWAGREIVDAFDEYARLCYQRFGDRVDLWSTFNETIVFIGMGYFTGQHPPKLKDPKLGIQACHHVFLSNARAVKSFREMGIKGQIGFVNVLQPNDPISQEPEDLRAWEIAEGIYTHWLYDPVLKGEYPHDMLEMAQAAFGVPEFHPGDAELLKENIVDFIGLNYYKREMVARNDDVQGFDLNTSGQKGSGGGMGFKGLFKIVKNPNGVYTDWDWEIYPEGLTDAIGRIRHRYGEVPIYITENGLGAKDPIVDGAVLDQPRIDYLSEHIRAVGRAIEQGADVRGFYPWSFIDLLSWLNGYQKQYGFVYIDRENNLARKKKLSFEWYQKVIRSNGDEL
- a CDS encoding PTS sugar transporter subunit IIC, encoding MNISQSLFSFIENRISPVAGKISSQRHIMAIRDGFIAAMPFMIVGSFLLVFVYPPFSAESSWGFARSWLALSGKYESQILTPFNMTMGIMSIYITAAIAYNLARRYQLDPFMTAMLALMGFLLVSAPQANGNMPTVALGGVGIFTAVIVAIYVTELTRFLKHHNIGIRLPPQVPANIKQSFDLLIPILAVIITLYPISMGVQALFDQLLPQAIMALFQPLISAADSLPAILLAVLICHLLWFAGIHGSAIVSGMLQAFWLTNLGLNQTDLAAGLPLTHIMTEAFWNFLIVIGGSGATFGLVLLFLRSKSVHLRAMGKLSLVPSMFNINEPVIFGTPIVMNPTFFIPFILSPMINAVVAYTAVTTNLLPHMISLVPWTSPAPIGAAWAMGWDFRVTVLVLLLMALSALIYYPFFKAYEKQLLAQEQAEPAPEDDEAIVW
- a CDS encoding C40 family peptidase, translated to MLFRKLISAVVFCSGAFVVQPSSAFELPTYFKSDKMNENLHVKHRSALSSYRASYQGALNSNSFNDPQQANIKQVILQDYRRWQGVRYLWGGDSQYGIDCSAFTRRVLGELSVNLPRTTSEQIHSGNHIAKQQLKIGDLVFFKTSPETRHVGVYVGNGQFIHASKSMGVTTSRLDDQYWENRYETSVRVI
- the araD gene encoding L-ribulose-5-phosphate 4-epimerase, giving the protein MLEQLKQQVLDANLALPKHHLVTFTWGNVSAIDRESGRVVIKPSGVEYDGMQAEDMVVVDLASGHVVEGNKKPSSDTATHLALYRAFPHIGGIVHTHSRHATIWSQAGLDLPAWGTTHADYFYGTVPCTRLMNQDEIEGDYEHETGEVIIETFTLRDIDPMQVPAVLVHSHGPFAWGCDAADAVHNAVVLEECAYMGIFSRQLMPEIDSMQRALLDKHYLRKHGAGAYYGQGK
- a CDS encoding L-ribulose-5-phosphate 3-epimerase, whose protein sequence is MNIIKRRHPLGIYEKALPKTLSWPERLALAKSCGFDFVEMSVDETDERLSRLDWSVAQRTSLVGAMLESGVAIPSMCLSAHRRFPFGSHDENVRQQARSIMTKAIYLARDLGIRTIQLAGYDVYYEEQDEGTQQRFTEGLAWAVEQAAGAQVMLAVEIMDTEFMNSITKWKKWDRLLSSPWFSVYPDVGNLSAWGNDVSAELELGIDSIAAIHLKDTYPVTATSQGQFRDVPFGDGCVDFVGVFQTLKRLNYRGSFLIEMWTEKSAEPVLEIIKARQWIEAKMLEGGLLC
- the ulaD gene encoding 3-keto-L-gulonate-6-phosphate decarboxylase UlaD, encoding MNRPLLQLALDHTSLNPALQSVSALRNHVDIIEAGTILCISEGLQAVRALRQMCPDSIIVADLKVADAGETLATEAFDAGANWMTVICAAPLATVIKAHQVAQSRGGEIQIELFGNWTLDDAKAWRAAGVRQAIYHRGRDAQASGQSWSPQDLDRMKQLSDLGLELSITGGITPQDLALFKDISVRAFIAGRALSEAEHPQEVAQAFHQQIDEIWGASR
- a CDS encoding FGGY-family carbohydrate kinase, giving the protein MSATSTEYWLGIDCGGTYLKAGLYDRQGAELCISRQALPVISEHLGWAERDMSLLWKACIETIATLLRQSGVNGQQVQAIGISAQGKGLFLLDKENRPLGNAMLSSDRRAIDVVSQWQRDGLPEMLYPLTRQTLWTGHPVSLLRWVKRHQPERYQKIGSVMMAHDYLRFCLTGERGCEETNISESNLYNMMQGEYDPQLTQWLGISEVSCALPPIVGSTEICGKVTHEVAEATGLCAGTPVVGGLFDVVSTAICAGLQDELTLNAVMGTWAVTSGVAKHISPNEPYPYVYGRYANAPGDDENNYIVHEASPTSSANLEWLTQQCGGISFEEINQSVGALPKAGSDVMFLPFLYGSNAGLDMTAGFYGLQSLHRREHLLQAVYEGVVFSHMTHLNRMRERFTQVRKLRVTGGPARSKVWMQMLADVSGLPVELPQVEETGCLGAALVALVGSGVYSSVKQAQSQLNHAIQRIEPDSSAWSAYQHKFTRYQYLIEALHGYHVRCSSLSKS